The Propionibacterium freudenreichii subsp. freudenreichii genome contains a region encoding:
- a CDS encoding NifU family protein: MDCPPLRDPSSATPPGVIALHPEATDDPATLRWVVSHHILPFAGTLASAPGLDDLLADRVSRVVVGPDTLLVTLAPGSDWAELGPVVRRALMRALGHTDAWVGAADARVLSGDDALGVCADELIEGPIGDIARAHGGHIALAGVQDGVVTVKMSGACRGCPAAVITMHQRLEHQLRRRVPGLVDVRSING, translated from the coding sequence ATGGACTGTCCACCACTGCGCGACCCGAGTTCGGCCACGCCTCCCGGGGTCATTGCGCTGCACCCCGAGGCCACCGACGATCCCGCCACCCTGCGGTGGGTGGTCTCGCACCACATCCTTCCTTTCGCCGGCACCCTGGCCTCCGCGCCCGGACTCGACGATCTGCTGGCCGATCGCGTGTCGCGCGTGGTCGTGGGCCCCGACACCCTGTTGGTGACCCTGGCCCCGGGGAGCGACTGGGCCGAACTGGGACCGGTGGTGCGCCGCGCCCTGATGCGGGCGCTGGGGCACACCGATGCCTGGGTGGGCGCCGCGGATGCGCGCGTCCTCAGCGGTGATGACGCCCTGGGCGTGTGCGCCGACGAACTCATCGAGGGCCCGATCGGCGATATCGCCCGCGCCCACGGTGGTCACATCGCCCTGGCCGGGGTACAGGACGGCGTGGTCACCGTGAAGATGTCGGGGGCCTGCCGCGGGTGCCCCGCAGCCGTGATCACCATGCACCAGAGGCTGGAGCACCAGCTGCGTCGCCGGGTGCCCGGATTGGTCGACGTGCGATCGATCAACGGCTGA
- the galK gene encoding galactokinase, protein MAEIFPQHFNARPTGVWSAPGRFNLMGEHTDYNRGFCLPVPLDARTFVAARARDDERIRLVSLNIEGDVDVELSAVDAERPGGWGAYAAGVLWALRQAGHPVRGVDMVIGSTLLIGAGLSSSAALECSAAAAASDLFGLGLLADDAGRKQLAVACQTAENEIALAPTGGVDQTSALRGSRGHALLIDFLTDVLRPVPYLPQDAGVEVYIIDTGTRHSLSAGHYGNRRAECEQIARMLGVDYLRRIDEAGLPEAIRRLNDPTLAKRLRHVVTENARGVRMADDLEAGDWRAVAQAMTTAHYSMRDDLEVSVPEVDLAVDTALAAGAWGARLVGGGFGGCVLAVMPRGRGDELLHAVSDAYDRAGYATPQGFVGEAGSPAARDL, encoded by the coding sequence ATGGCGGAGATCTTCCCGCAGCACTTCAATGCACGTCCCACCGGTGTCTGGTCTGCGCCGGGTCGCTTCAACCTGATGGGCGAGCACACCGACTACAACCGTGGCTTCTGCCTGCCCGTGCCGCTTGACGCGCGCACCTTCGTGGCGGCCCGGGCCCGCGACGACGAGCGCATCCGCCTGGTCTCCCTCAACATCGAGGGCGATGTGGACGTGGAGCTGTCCGCCGTGGATGCCGAACGGCCCGGGGGCTGGGGCGCCTATGCGGCCGGCGTGCTGTGGGCATTGCGCCAGGCCGGGCATCCGGTGCGTGGCGTCGACATGGTGATCGGATCCACGCTGTTGATCGGGGCGGGACTGTCGAGCTCGGCGGCGCTCGAGTGCTCGGCGGCCGCCGCTGCGTCGGACCTGTTCGGCCTCGGCCTGCTGGCCGATGATGCCGGACGCAAGCAACTCGCCGTCGCCTGCCAGACCGCTGAGAACGAGATCGCGCTGGCACCCACCGGCGGGGTCGACCAGACCTCGGCGCTGCGCGGGAGCAGGGGACATGCCCTGCTCATCGACTTCCTCACCGACGTGCTGCGTCCGGTGCCCTATCTGCCGCAGGACGCCGGCGTTGAGGTCTACATCATTGACACCGGCACGCGTCACTCCTTGTCAGCGGGCCATTACGGCAATCGCCGTGCCGAATGCGAGCAGATCGCCCGGATGCTCGGCGTGGACTACCTGCGCCGCATCGACGAGGCCGGCCTGCCCGAGGCCATCCGTCGGCTGAACGACCCCACACTGGCCAAGCGGCTGCGCCATGTGGTCACCGAGAACGCCCGCGGCGTGCGCATGGCCGACGACCTGGAGGCCGGCGACTGGCGGGCCGTTGCGCAGGCCATGACCACCGCCCACTACTCGATGCGCGACGACCTGGAGGTGAGCGTGCCCGAGGTCGACCTGGCCGTGGACACCGCGCTGGCCGCCGGCGCCTGGGGCGCCCGACTGGTGGGTGGCGGCTTCGGCGGCTGCGTGCTGGCCGTCATGCCACGGGGCAGGGGCGATGAGCTGCTGCACGCCGTCAGCGACGCCTACGACCGTGCCGGATATGCCACCCCGCAGGGCTTCGTCGGCGAGGCCGGCAGCCCCGCAGCGCGCGACCTCTAG
- a CDS encoding serine/threonine-protein kinase — MSNDDATGRPPVRPGDQPSPDAGDQPASGAGVQPASDGQGADATPASGTRPDLPATDAPAAASGTTAGQPRPTEPSTTGPAAASPGAGGPVTSGKGADDTGTDDIAHETPIATLQDGRYRLVERVGAGSIGQVWRAYDATLQREVAVKTVNLAMSADPATGARFRREAVATAGLDHPNVVQIYDSGVDGHTAFIVMEFLHGPNLQTVVNQEGPIPYAVAVPLLAQVAAGLGAAHAIGVTHRDVKPANVVLATKSLHSTPKIVDFGIARLNDQQGTSLTSTMTAIGSAAYMSPEQASGNRVSQASDMYSFGCLITTVLTGRPPFPGESPIAVARAQVYDTPTPLRQLRADTPEALETLVTALLSKDPAGRPNARQTEQALRAIDSNAADAQKVVTSLIPVTPATNGNAPTVAIAGAAPAPTTPSERTTLIDATNTTAPATGAPAGASTDDAISTSSTRPVVRRPADASDAAAANKQRQRSQRVRRILLALIIIVILIGAVWFAFAERGRDTAPAPSTTVTMTTTPSPSATASYSNTSEPTYSQTYAPATTYAPSATTQPTQPAATVTETQPAATVTTTASPQAQTSPAAGN; from the coding sequence GTGAGCAACGACGATGCCACCGGCCGCCCGCCGGTCCGCCCGGGCGACCAGCCGTCCCCCGACGCAGGTGACCAGCCGGCCTCCGGCGCGGGTGTCCAGCCGGCCTCCGACGGGCAGGGCGCCGACGCCACACCGGCGAGCGGCACGCGTCCCGACCTCCCGGCCACTGACGCCCCCGCAGCCGCCTCCGGCACCACCGCTGGCCAGCCCCGGCCCACCGAGCCCTCGACCACCGGTCCTGCTGCCGCCAGCCCTGGCGCCGGCGGTCCTGTGACCAGCGGCAAGGGTGCCGACGACACGGGCACCGACGACATCGCCCATGAGACGCCGATCGCCACGCTCCAGGACGGCCGCTACCGTCTCGTCGAGCGGGTGGGAGCCGGCTCGATCGGGCAGGTGTGGCGCGCCTACGACGCCACGCTGCAGCGCGAGGTGGCCGTCAAGACCGTCAACCTGGCCATGAGCGCCGATCCGGCGACCGGCGCCCGCTTCCGCCGCGAGGCCGTCGCCACCGCGGGGCTGGACCATCCCAATGTGGTGCAGATCTACGACTCGGGCGTCGACGGGCACACCGCGTTCATCGTCATGGAGTTCCTGCACGGGCCCAACCTGCAGACCGTGGTCAACCAGGAGGGGCCCATCCCCTATGCCGTGGCCGTGCCGCTGCTGGCGCAGGTGGCCGCCGGGTTGGGTGCTGCCCACGCGATCGGCGTGACGCACCGCGACGTGAAGCCGGCCAATGTGGTGCTGGCCACCAAGTCGCTGCACTCGACGCCCAAGATCGTCGACTTCGGGATCGCCCGGCTGAACGACCAGCAGGGCACCTCGCTGACCAGCACGATGACCGCCATCGGCTCGGCGGCCTATATGTCACCCGAGCAGGCCTCCGGCAACCGGGTGAGCCAGGCCTCCGACATGTATTCGTTCGGCTGCCTCATCACCACCGTGCTCACCGGACGTCCGCCCTTCCCGGGCGAGTCACCCATCGCGGTGGCGCGTGCCCAGGTGTACGACACGCCGACGCCACTGCGCCAGCTGCGCGCCGACACCCCCGAGGCGCTCGAGACGCTGGTGACCGCGCTGTTGTCGAAGGACCCGGCCGGGCGTCCCAATGCGCGCCAGACCGAGCAGGCGCTGCGTGCCATCGACAGCAACGCCGCCGACGCCCAGAAGGTCGTCACCTCGCTGATCCCCGTGACGCCGGCCACCAATGGCAATGCGCCCACCGTGGCGATTGCCGGTGCGGCTCCGGCGCCGACCACCCCGAGCGAACGCACCACGCTGATCGACGCCACGAACACCACGGCTCCCGCCACGGGTGCCCCGGCGGGGGCAAGCACCGACGACGCCATCTCCACGAGTTCGACGCGTCCGGTGGTGCGTCGTCCGGCCGATGCATCCGATGCCGCCGCGGCGAACAAGCAACGCCAACGCAGCCAGCGCGTCCGCAGGATCTTGCTGGCGCTGATCATCATCGTGATCCTCATCGGTGCGGTCTGGTTCGCCTTCGCCGAGCGCGGCCGCGACACCGCGCCGGCCCCGAGCACCACCGTCACCATGACCACGACGCCAAGCCCGAGCGCCACGGCGAGCTACAGCAACACCAGCGAGCCCACGTACAGCCAGACCTATGCTCCGGCCACCACCTATGCCCCCTCGGCGACCACCCAGCCGACGCAACCGGCGGCGACGGTCACCGAGACCCAGCCTGCGGCGACCGTGACCACGACGGCCAGTCCCCAGGCGCAGACCTCGCCCGCTGCGGGCAATTGA
- a CDS encoding peptidoglycan D,D-transpeptidase FtsI family protein, whose amino-acid sequence MNKSLRGVSLIAAIMFLALLVNATFNYGFRSKGLNDDPSNRRVTDSQFNTDRGSILASNTPIAQSVAVSGNRFSTQRTYSNGALYAPVTGFYSYIYGRTGLEQSYNSQLSGQDDSQFFSRMIDEATGKNPQGATVQTTINPAVQQAASDALGGRTGAVVAYDYTTGAILGWVTSPSYDPSQLSSVDLPATQTAWQNLVGDPSNPMSDRATQQIYPPGSTFKLVVASAALENGKSAASTVSSPVTLPLPNTNRVLPNAVNCGGSTSTIDHALTVSCNTAFANLGMELGADKIRAQADKFGFESPFTGDFTSATSTFPAQLDASQLAMSSIGQYDVSATPLQMAVVAGALANDGNLMQPYVVSEVRDRNLNVLTKHDPQSRGNAVSKETAASMQNMMVHVVQSGTGTATQIAGQTIGGKTGTAENLPGASDYSWFAGFDKEHHVALSVFLANPNQAGSATGNATVAAKRVFQAVQS is encoded by the coding sequence ATGAACAAGTCACTGCGTGGGGTGAGCCTGATCGCCGCCATCATGTTCCTGGCGTTGCTGGTGAATGCCACCTTCAACTACGGCTTCCGCTCCAAGGGCCTCAACGACGACCCGAGCAACCGGCGCGTCACCGATTCGCAGTTCAACACCGACCGCGGTTCGATCCTGGCGAGCAATACGCCGATCGCCCAGAGCGTGGCGGTGAGCGGCAACCGCTTCAGCACCCAGCGCACCTATTCCAATGGCGCGCTGTACGCCCCGGTGACCGGCTTCTACTCCTATATCTACGGACGCACCGGGCTGGAGCAGAGCTACAACTCGCAGCTGTCGGGCCAGGACGATTCCCAGTTCTTCAGCCGCATGATCGACGAGGCCACCGGCAAGAATCCGCAGGGTGCCACCGTGCAGACCACCATCAACCCCGCCGTGCAGCAGGCCGCCTCGGACGCGCTGGGTGGACGCACCGGTGCCGTGGTGGCCTATGACTACACCACCGGCGCCATCCTGGGCTGGGTCACCTCCCCCAGCTACGATCCCTCGCAGCTGTCCAGCGTCGACCTGCCGGCCACCCAGACCGCATGGCAGAACCTGGTCGGCGACCCGTCGAACCCGATGAGCGACCGCGCCACCCAGCAGATCTATCCGCCGGGATCGACCTTCAAGCTCGTGGTGGCCTCGGCCGCACTGGAGAACGGCAAGAGCGCCGCCTCCACCGTGTCGTCGCCGGTGACGCTGCCGCTGCCCAACACCAACCGCGTGCTGCCCAATGCAGTGAACTGCGGTGGCTCCACGTCAACCATTGACCATGCGCTGACGGTGTCGTGCAACACCGCCTTCGCCAACCTCGGCATGGAGCTGGGCGCCGACAAGATCCGCGCCCAGGCCGACAAGTTCGGCTTCGAGTCGCCGTTCACCGGCGACTTCACCTCGGCCACCAGCACCTTCCCCGCCCAGCTCGACGCCTCGCAGCTCGCGATGAGCTCGATCGGCCAGTACGACGTCTCGGCCACTCCCCTGCAGATGGCGGTGGTGGCCGGCGCGCTGGCCAACGACGGCAACCTCATGCAGCCCTATGTGGTCAGCGAGGTGCGCGACCGCAACCTCAATGTGCTCACCAAGCACGATCCGCAGTCCCGCGGCAATGCGGTGAGCAAGGAGACCGCGGCGTCGATGCAGAACATGATGGTGCACGTGGTGCAGTCCGGCACCGGCACCGCCACCCAGATCGCCGGCCAGACGATCGGTGGCAAGACCGGCACCGCCGAGAACCTGCCGGGGGCCTCGGACTATTCGTGGTTCGCCGGCTTCGACAAGGAGCACCACGTCGCCCTGTCGGTGTTCCTGGCCAACCCGAACCAGGCCGGATCGGCCACCGGGAATGCCACCGTGGCCGCCAAGCGCGTCTTCCAGGCGGTGCAGTCGTGA
- the pknB gene encoding Stk1 family PASTA domain-containing Ser/Thr kinase encodes MTDSPIVLGDRYELRSVIGRGGMAEVWQARDLRLGREVAVKRLRADLATDPTFQTRFQREAQSAAGLNHPNIVSVYDTGSQEDSATGVMRPYIVMELVSGHTLREILHEGRTIVPAKALEYTAGVLDALSFSHKHGIIHRDIKPANVMITPSGQVKVMDFGIARAVADTSATMTQTAAVIGTAQYLSPEQARGETVDSRSDIYSAGCLLYELLTGRPPFIGDSPVAVAYQHVREQPVPPSRLDPEVTPDIDAIVLKSLEKDPNDRYQTAAEMRDDILRVLNGEAATGATAVVPAPFAMPSATDATTVLPSASQPLSAPTTPPRRAVEAPRAPKKKKKRRVSAPTALLIGLLVILLTVMGVVLFRMNSDSNKATPDTTVPAVIGFSEDQATSTIRNAKLDPKVEHQSGPADTKGRVVATDPGASTTVAVGSTVTVKINDGPAATRLPDVRGKTEDVARQMLTSAGFTAIATKDASESQEGTESAAGTIVATDPSAGATVDPASPITLYRATGRSSVPDVSSLGVSADAAIKLLSQAGFHNVKSTPVAQCQSGIVCEQTPTAGTSYLRTDQVNILVGQIVSPSPSPSLTPSPSRSS; translated from the coding sequence ATGACCGACTCACCCATCGTGCTCGGCGATCGCTATGAGTTGCGCAGCGTCATCGGACGCGGCGGCATGGCCGAGGTGTGGCAGGCCCGTGACCTGCGCCTGGGCCGCGAGGTGGCCGTCAAGCGCCTGCGCGCCGACCTGGCCACCGATCCCACCTTCCAGACCCGCTTCCAGCGTGAGGCCCAATCGGCCGCCGGCCTGAACCATCCCAATATCGTGTCGGTCTACGACACCGGCAGCCAGGAGGACTCCGCCACCGGCGTGATGCGCCCCTACATCGTCATGGAGCTCGTGAGCGGCCACACGCTGCGCGAGATCCTGCACGAGGGACGCACCATCGTGCCCGCGAAGGCACTCGAATACACCGCCGGCGTGCTCGACGCGCTGAGTTTCTCGCACAAGCACGGCATCATCCATCGCGACATCAAGCCCGCCAATGTGATGATCACCCCGTCGGGCCAGGTCAAGGTGATGGACTTCGGCATCGCCCGGGCCGTCGCCGACACCTCCGCGACGATGACCCAGACCGCCGCCGTGATCGGCACGGCGCAATACCTGTCGCCCGAGCAGGCCCGCGGCGAGACCGTCGATTCGCGCTCCGACATCTATTCGGCCGGCTGCCTGCTCTACGAGCTGCTCACCGGGCGTCCCCCGTTCATCGGCGATTCACCGGTGGCCGTGGCGTACCAGCATGTGCGCGAGCAGCCGGTGCCGCCCAGCCGGCTCGATCCGGAGGTCACCCCCGACATCGACGCGATCGTGTTGAAGTCGCTGGAGAAGGACCCCAACGACCGCTACCAGACCGCCGCCGAGATGCGTGACGACATCCTGCGCGTGCTCAACGGCGAGGCGGCCACTGGCGCCACCGCCGTGGTGCCGGCACCCTTCGCGATGCCGTCGGCCACCGACGCCACCACCGTGCTGCCCTCGGCCTCCCAGCCGCTCAGCGCACCGACCACGCCACCGCGTCGGGCCGTCGAGGCCCCGCGTGCGCCCAAGAAAAAGAAGAAGCGCCGGGTCAGTGCGCCCACCGCGCTGTTGATCGGCCTCCTGGTGATCCTGCTCACCGTGATGGGCGTGGTGCTGTTCCGGATGAACTCCGATTCGAACAAGGCCACCCCCGATACGACGGTGCCGGCGGTGATCGGGTTCTCCGAGGACCAGGCCACCTCGACCATCCGCAATGCCAAGCTCGACCCGAAGGTGGAGCACCAGTCCGGCCCGGCCGACACCAAGGGACGCGTGGTCGCCACCGACCCGGGTGCCAGCACCACGGTGGCCGTGGGGTCCACGGTGACGGTGAAGATCAATGACGGCCCGGCGGCCACCAGGCTGCCCGATGTGCGCGGCAAGACGGAGGACGTGGCCCGCCAGATGCTCACCTCGGCCGGGTTCACCGCCATCGCCACGAAGGACGCCAGCGAGTCCCAGGAGGGCACCGAGAGCGCCGCCGGCACCATCGTGGCCACCGACCCCAGCGCCGGCGCCACCGTCGATCCCGCCAGCCCGATCACCCTGTACCGCGCCACCGGACGCTCGTCGGTGCCCGATGTGAGCAGCCTAGGGGTGAGCGCCGATGCCGCGATCAAGTTGTTGTCGCAGGCCGGATTCCACAATGTGAAGTCCACCCCCGTCGCGCAGTGCCAGAGCGGCATCGTGTGCGAGCAGACACCGACTGCCGGCACGTCGTATCTGCGCACCGACCAGGTGAACATCCTGGTGGGCCAGATCGTCTCGCCCAGCCCCTCGCCGTCACTGACCCCCTCGCCGTCACGTTCGAGTTAG